A section of the Humulus lupulus chromosome 2, drHumLupu1.1, whole genome shotgun sequence genome encodes:
- the LOC133814703 gene encoding uncharacterized protein LOC133814703: protein MKEILSKKRRLEDFETVALIQECSAIIQRKLPQKLQDPGSFTIPCTIGKFECKHALCDLGASINLMPLSVFRKLGLGEAKPTTITLQLADQSIKHPRGVIEDVLVKVDKFIFPTDFIILDMEEDTKVPIILGRPFLATGQAQLM, encoded by the coding sequence atgaaagagATTTTATCGAAGAAACGAAGGTTGGAAGACTTTGAGACAGTAGCACTTATTCAAGAGTGCAGTGCAATTATCCAAAGGAAACTTCCACAAAAGCTTCAAGATCCAGGGAGTTTTACTATCCCTTGTACTATAGGGAAATTTGAATGCAAACATGCTCTTTgtgatcttggagcaagtatcaaTCTCATGCCTCTATCTGTTTTTCGGAAGCTTGGCCTTGGTGAGGCAAAGCCTACAACTATTACTCTTCAACTCGCGGATCAATCAATCAAGCACCCAAGGGGAGTTATTGAAGATGTGCTAGTCAAGGTAGACAAGTTTATTTTTCCAACGGATTTCATTATTCTAGACATGGAGGAGGATACAAAGGTTCCCATTATTCTTGGGAGACCATTCTTGGCTACCGGGCAAGCCCAATTGATGTGA